The Changchengzhania lutea genomic sequence GAAGGATAAATTAAATCCACTTTAGAGGGCGCCATATTTACAGGATCAACAATTTCTTCTTTTGGAGGATTATCATCGCCTCCGCTACAAGCAAAGAAAAATACTAATGTTGTAATTACAAATATAAATGTTTGAAATTTCCTTTTCATCTTAAACCATATTAGGCTATAAAAAATAGCATTATTATTTTTTAAATACTTTAAATACTAAGGGTTTATCAATATTAACCTTTACAAAATACACACCCTTGCTTAAAGCCTCAAAAGGAATATTTACAAAAGTTGATGCTCCTTTATCTACAACTCGATCATATAATAACTGTCCGCTTAAATTGTATATTTGAACAGGTATTTGATTTTGATTTATTGAAGGAAGAGTCACTCTTAAAACATCAACAACAGGATTAGGGCTTGCAGTAAATTTGTCAAAATTATTACTGTCAATTACTTTTGAAATTTTTCCTTCGCAGGCTTTAGAAGATGATATTTCCAAAACTCCAGACTGTGACGTTTGTATTTCAAATGATTTTTCACTTGTTGTTCTTATAATCTCTCCATTGAAAGTGATATCAAATGGAGGCGTTCCTTTGTTTATAGTGATAAATGTAGTAGTATCAGAATCTGTGTTAGCTCTATTATCAAAATCAACATCTATTACAGCTGCGGGTGCTATATTAATCTCAAAGCATTGTTCAAATGTTGTGTTTTCAACGGATACGCAAACCAAATATGAACCAGCAACTAAATTTTCAAATGTTACAGTGGCGTCAAAACCTTCACTTAAACTTATCCCTTCACCATTTAATATTGCATTATAAGTGATATACGTTTCCTTTGTTGTTATAATAATTTTTCCATTCTCTGAACCCTCACAAGTTTCTGAAACTATTTCTAAAGAAATATTATCGGGGTTTTCATAACTGGTATCGCACGCATCTCCAACACCATTTCCATTAGTGTCTTGCTGATCTGAATTCGCAGTTGTTAAACAATTATCCTCAATATCAATTACACCATCGTCATCTACATCTTGACAGCCATCTCCAATACCATTTCCATCAGTATCTATTTGATCTATATTAGAATTTTCCGGACAATTATCATTAACATCCAAAATAGTATCATTATCTGAATCTTGACAAACATCTCCAATACCGTTTGCATCTACATCCGCCTGATCTGCATTGGCAACTTGAGGGCAATTATCAACTTCATTAAGTATTCCATCGCCATCAATATCTTCATCAGGAACTAATTCAAAAGCTCCCGAAAATACGCCTCTACCATAAGTTGATGCAAAAACCATATTATCATCTCTTACATCCATATCTGTAACTTTTACATTACTCATTCCGTTGTAAGCCTGATTCCATTCTGGTGAAGCTGTTGAGAAATTAGTTGTAAACCAAACCCCAAGATCTGTTCCTATAATAACCTCATTATAATTTAATGGGTTTTGTAAAATTGTATTTACTGGTAAATCTGGTAAATCACCTTCTTTGTTTTGCCAACTTGCACCGCCATCGTTTGTATACCAAATATTAACAACCCCATAATTATGCATGGTAACAAATATTTCGTTTTCATTGGCTCCAAATTCAACATCCGATACACTTCCAACAAAACTTGATCCACTTATGTTTGTCCAGACAGGGTTATCGCCATCAGCATTTTCTACTTTAAGAAGATCTCCTAAAACAGTCCCTATATATAGTTTTGTAGATCTTGATGTATAAGGAGAAACCCTGAATGCTGTTGGTCTTGATGTAAGCAAAGCATCTGTTAAATCTGTCTTTACAATAGTAGCTTGAGATTTAATTCCTGAATATCTTTTAATTAAACTATTGCCTGCAGAAGAATAATTTGAATATAGTATATCTAGATGAGAATCTAAGCCCTGAGGATTTATAAAAGACCCATTAGAATCTTCTTCATCGTTTATTATAATATACTCTCCTTCTATATAATCATATAAAACAACAAATGTGTTATAAAATACATTTGCAACAAAATAAGCATCACTACCATCTTGATCAAAAAAGCTATATCCTCCGTCTCCGCCAACAACCTCTAGAGAATTATCCGGCGCATTTACAATTGCATCTTGAAATATCTGAGTCCCATTATCTTGAGCTCCAGCTATAAAATAATCGCCTTCAAATACACTTTCCGGTCCAACTCCAATGCTATAAAACTGTGCAGTTATAAAACCGTTATTACGGTCACTAATTGTAGAACCAGCGTTACTTGAATAATAAATTCCCCCATCATTAGCGAAAAGCACTTTACTATTGTCATTGTTTCCATAGGCAACCCTATGCTGATCTGCATGAACTAAGGGTTCACTTAGATCTGCTAAGTTGTTATTATTAGACCATTTTGATATCTGATTCCAAGAATCTCCTCCATTTGTGGATTTAAATAAATCAATACCGCCAGTATAAACAACATTATCATCTACAGGGTCTACAGATATTGTTAAATTATAAAACGCTTGATTCCTTGTAAAATCATTAGTAGGGATACCTGTATCAGCATCATTTGGCAAAGCCAGACTTATTGTAGAGGCAAATCCATCATCAGTTCGCTCTAATATAATGGGTGCATTGTCCGATCCTTCGGCTAAAACATACAATTTTTGAGCATCGCTTCTAGATGAAGATATTTGTGTTCTAACACCATTATCTATTTGATAACTATTTGTAAAAACATCACCGTCAACAGAGGACAAAACTGCTCCTCCTCCATCACCAAATAGTACACTATTGGTAGTAGCAACCCAAATTTTATTATCTATTCCTATCTCAATATCATTTGGGCAATGTTTATTGCCATTTGAAGTTAATGGAAGTGAAACTTCAACCCAATTTGTGCCACCATCAACAGATTTATACAATCCAAATTCTAATCCTCCTAATGAGGTAAATATATTGGCTTCACTATAAAAAGAATCTCCAGCAGCAACATAAATTTCTGAAACTCCAGCGTTATTTCTAACCACTACATCGTTAATATGTTGTATTCCAGGAACAAGCAACCCATTAAAAACGCCTGCTCTTGGGTTTAAAGAAACATTAACTATTTCTGTACTTAATGTGTTTTCAATGGCATCCCCATTTGCTTTAGAAATAAAAACTGAAGGTATTGTAATTGAAGCATCATCACCTGACATGTTTACAAGGTTACCAGTAGTATTATCAGTCACTATTACTGCTATGGCTCCAGCATCCTGTGCATTTTTTACCTTTAGCGTAAAATTACAATCCCCTCTTCTTATTAATGCTATTTTACCAGCCATTTCAGAACTATTAGTAAAAGCTTCACATCCTAAAGTTGGAGATGCTGTCCCGTCGTTTGCTAATACTACATCGGCAGTGATAACCGAATTTATTATCGTCCCAAAACTTGTTGTGCGTTGATAAGATATGTCTCCAGTTATAGATACTGGTGAATTTATTGTTATAATACTAGTAGATGTTTGTACGGAACTATCTCCGCTTGCACCTCCAAAGATTTTTACCCATGTTTCTCCGCTATCTTCAGATT encodes the following:
- a CDS encoding thrombospondin type 3 repeat-containing protein; its protein translation is MKRIILLLIGVLFLGMLVFLFNKQEAPENQISDLKKKHEDFLNNSPFKETLEYTKEERKNNGLPPNKYFEERWELTMNPALGRPTTENLRKIQKELLNQRGLKNGAFGKVVPGEKAENSWVERGPNNVGGRSRAVMFDPNDATNQIVFAGGISGGLWKNSNISSANSQWERVAIPENLAVSSLTYDRNDSNIFYMGTGESYVGGDVNGDGLWKSEDSGETWVKIFGGASGDSSVQTSTSIITINSPVSITGDISYQRTTSFGTIINSVITADVVLANDGTASPTLGCEAFTNSSEMAGKIALIRRGDCNFTLKVKNAQDAGAIAVIVTDNTTGNLVNMSGDDASITIPSVFISKANGDAIENTLSTEIVNVSLNPRAGVFNGLLVPGIQHINDVVVRNNAGVSEIYVAAGDSFYSEANIFTSLGGLEFGLYKSVDGGTNWVEVSLPLTSNGNKHCPNDIEIGIDNKIWVATTNSVLFGDGGGAVLSSVDGDVFTNSYQIDNGVRTQISSSRSDAQKLYVLAEGSDNAPIILERTDDGFASTISLALPNDADTGIPTNDFTRNQAFYNLTISVDPVDDNVVYTGGIDLFKSTNGGDSWNQISKWSNNNNLADLSEPLVHADQHRVAYGNNDNSKVLFANDGGIYYSSNAGSTISDRNNGFITAQFYSIGVGPESVFEGDYFIAGAQDNGTQIFQDAIVNAPDNSLEVVGGDGGYSFFDQDGSDAYFVANVFYNTFVVLYDYIEGEYIIINDEEDSNGSFINPQGLDSHLDILYSNYSSAGNSLIKRYSGIKSQATIVKTDLTDALLTSRPTAFRVSPYTSRSTKLYIGTVLGDLLKVENADGDNPVWTNISGSSFVGSVSDVEFGANENEIFVTMHNYGVVNIWYTNDGGASWQNKEGDLPDLPVNTILQNPLNYNEVIIGTDLGVWFTTNFSTASPEWNQAYNGMSNVKVTDMDVRDDNMVFASTYGRGVFSGAFELVPDEDIDGDGILNEVDNCPQVANADQADVDANGIGDVCQDSDNDTILDVNDNCPENSNIDQIDTDGNGIGDGCQDVDDDGVIDIEDNCLTTANSDQQDTNGNGVGDACDTSYENPDNISLEIVSETCEGSENGKIIITTKETYITYNAILNGEGISLSEGFDATVTFENLVAGSYLVCVSVENTTFEQCFEINIAPAAVIDVDFDNRANTDSDTTTFITINKGTPPFDITFNGEIIRTTSEKSFEIQTSQSGVLEISSSKACEGKISKVIDSNNFDKFTASPNPVVDVLRVTLPSINQNQIPVQIYNLSGQLLYDRVVDKGASTFVNIPFEALSKGVYFVKVNIDKPLVFKVFKK